The genomic stretch ATCACCAGGTCCTCGACGAGGTTCATCATGGTGTCCAGGCGGGCGATGTCCACCCGGATATGCTTCACCTCGCGGGCCCTGTCCGTCCGTTCGGGCGGCGGGGCGGAGTTTGCTGCGGTGAGCGACCCGCCCGCAGGTTCAGCCCCGTCCAGGGGGAGGACGGAGACTTCGGCCACCTCGGACCCGTTCGCCGCCGTCTCGATCGCCTCCCGCCCGGCATCGCTCTCCAGGATCACCGTGAACCCGCCGTCGAACTCTCCGTCCTCGAGCACCTGGCGGGGGGGTGTCGTGGCCCGGATGCATCCGATCTCCTGGAGGTTCTCCAGGACGAGCATCGCCCGCAGGTTCCTCGCCAGGCATCCTGCGTCCAGGCGGACATCGATCGAAAAAGCCTGTTTCGGAGCCCGGCCGTCCGCTTCTCCGTTGTCCGGAAGCGGCGCATGCCCTTCCGCCCTGCATGCCTGGAGGAAGTCCGCGAGTGCGGTCAGCAGGTCCCGGGTCTGCGGCAGGGAGCCGTCCCCGCCTCCCTCGATGTCGTCGAGCAGGGCCTCGATCTGGTCGGTGCACCGAAGCAGCAGGTCGATCGGCGCCTCGACTGCCGGAGGCAGGGCGCCGCTGCGGACGAGCTGGAAGATGTCCTCCATCGCATGGCAGAGCCTCTCCATGCCCTCGAATCCCAGGGAGGCGGACATCCCCTTCATGCTGTGGGCGGCGCGGAAGATCTCGTCTATGTCCCCCTCCCCGGATCCGCTCTCCAGGGCGAGGAGGTTCCTCACCAGGATCTCGTGGTTTTCGCGGGACTCCGCCACGTAGAGCTCCCGGTACATCTCCGCATCCGTCATGCGGCAGCGCCTCCCATGCCGTACACGATGCGTTCTATCTCTCTGTGCATCCTCCTGAACGGGACGACGAGATCCACGCATCCCCGCTCGAGAGCGGACCTGGCCATGCCGTAGACCAGGCAGTCCGCGGCATCGCAGACCATCGTCACACCCCCGCACCTTTTCACGGTCGCCGTGCCGTCGCCCCCGTCCTTTCCCATCCCGGAGAGTAGGATGGAGAGAGTCCTCTCTCGGAAGGAGCGTGCGGCGGAGGAGAACGTGACGTCCACGGCCGGCCGGACGGAGTGCAGCGGCGGGGCGGAGGAGTGCACGATCCGCCCGCCCCTCTCTCCGTCTTCTGTCAGTGTCGCGGAGACTACCGTATGGACTCCCGCCCGTGACACCACGACACTCCCGCGCCTCAGAATATCGCCGTTCTCCGACTCTTTCACGGGCATTGGGGAGATCCGGCGCAACCGTTCGGTGAGCGGCGCGGTGAACCCCGGCGGCATGTGCTGCGTGACGATCACGGCGGCGGGTAGCGCCGCAGGGAGGGAGGAGAGGAGACGGTCGAGCATGGGCGGTCCGCCGGCGGACGATCCCACAACAACCGCGATCCCGGCAGGCTTCGCATCGAGCGGTGCTGCTTCGGGAGCGCGTGCGGGAAGATCGACGAGGTTGAAGATCTTTGCGACGAGCTCCCGCTCGATCCCCCGCGTCTGCGTGATATCTTTGGGTTTGAACATGAAGTCGTCCGCCCCCAGTCGGAGTGCCCGGGCGGTCGTCTCCGCATCGCGCGGGGTCAGCGAGCTGAGCACCAGCACTTTTGCAGACGATCCCGTCTCCGCCAGCCTCTGCAGGACCTCCAGCCCGTCCATGCGGGGCATCTCGATGTCCAGCGTGATCACATCCGGCTCCAGCGCCTCGATCTTCTTCAGGGCGTCCCGCCCGTCGATTGCTGTCCCGATCACGTCCAGCCTCCCGTCTGTTCCGAGCATATCCGCGATGATGGTCCGCATGAAGACGGAGTCGTCCACGACAAGCACGCGGGGCATCAGGCGAGAACCGCTCTGACCTCTTCCAGCACCTTGGGGGCCTGGAAGGGTTTTACGATGTAGCCCTTCGCTCCGCTCTTGATGGCCAGCTTGACCATCTGCTCCTGCCCGACCGCTGTGCACATCACCACGCGGGCGCCGGGGTCCAGGGAGCGGATCGTCTTCAGCGCCTCGATCCCGTTCATCCTGGGCATCACCACGTCCATGGTGACCAGTTCCGGCTTCAGCTCTTTGTACTTCGTCACCGCGTCCTCGCCGTCCTCCGCCTCTCCGACGATGGTATGGCCGCCTGAGAAGAGGATGTTCTTCAGGAGAGTCCGCATGAAGAGGGTATCGTCGACGATGAGAATCCGTCCCATAGCTACCAATCCAATTATTATTGATAATTACTATTAATAATTTACGAAATTTCAATATAAAAAATTATTTCTTATCTGGATTTTTAACAGCATCTGATATGTATCTCACACCTTTTGGCGTGAGCTGGACCTCCCTTCGAACGCACACCACCTGGGCAATCTCCAGACCGATCAGCCTGTCGAACACCGCCTCCAGCTGCTTCTGGGAGATCGAGAGCATGTTCTCGATCGCATGGGAGTCCATGCCGCTGTACACCAGCATCGCCACCTGGGCGGAGAGGGGATCGAGCTCGTCCCCCCTCATGTCCATCTCACGGGTGGCGTCTTTGAGGAAGTTATAGAGCACCTGCAGCGTTGAGAGCGGGCAGAGCACGAAACTCGTGATCACCTCGTTCCGCTCCAGATGGTCGAGCTTGATGACGTCGGTCTGCTTCCCCTGCACCTCACGCTGGGTCAGTTCGATCGATGCCACTTCGGTCAGGGGAACGCAGACCTGCTTCTCCTGGCTCACGAACCAGATCCCGGACTTCAAGACGGCAACGGCCCCTTTCTCCCAGCGTGCGTTCGTGACGAGGACGCCGCCCCGTATCGCCGGCGACATGAAGTACGCCATCAGCCGGTATGCACTGCAGGAGACGGTGATCCTGCGCTTCAGGATCTGGAGCACCTTCTCCACGGAGGCGATCTTCAGCGTCGTCCCGTCCTTGAGGGTGACGCTGAGCAGGCTCTTCCTCTCCTGGACGTCGACGATGGACTTGTACGGGATCTCCCTTCCGAGCGGTGCGCCGATCGAGAGCGCCTCCCCGTCGAGACCGACGCTGCTGACAACCCATCCGCCATCATGCTCCAGTTTTACGGGGAGTTTCTGCACGTTCGAGCCCCCTCACGTTCGTAAGCTCCTGAGCTTCCCGAGCGTCTCCTCCAGCTCTCTCTCCAGGTCCCGTGCATCCACCTTCGTATCCTTCAGATCCCGAACGAGGCTCAAATCGAGGCCCCTTCGCATCGGGGCGATGTCTGCCCGAAGGGCGGAGAGGAGTTCATCCCCGGTGCTTCCCGATGCAAACGCCAGCATATCCTCCCCCGGCGCCTCCCCCGTCGGGTTCGCATCCACCTTCGGCGGAGCGGGGGGCTGCGGGGGGGGCGGGGTCCTTACGGGGGCAGTGCCGTCCGGCAGACCGGGGTCGACGGCATCGAGATCCGCGTCCGCGAGGTCCTCGAACTGACTGGCGATCGCATCCATGCCGTCCAAATCGTCGAGACCGGCCAGCCCGTTCTCGTGCGCCATCAGGATCTCGTCGACATCGTCAGTCT from Methanomicrobiales archaeon encodes the following:
- a CDS encoding chemotaxis protein CheB, coding for MPRVLVVDDSVFMRTIIADMLGTDGRLDVIGTAIDGRDALKKIEALEPDVITLDIEMPRMDGLEVLQRLAETGSSAKVLVLSSLTPRDAETTARALRLGADDFMFKPKDITQTRGIERELVAKIFNLVDLPARAPEAAPLDAKPAGIAVVVGSSAGGPPMLDRLLSSLPAALPAAVIVTQHMPPGFTAPLTERLRRISPMPVKESENGDILRRGSVVVSRAGVHTVVSATLTEDGERGGRIVHSSAPPLHSVRPAVDVTFSSAARSFRERTLSILLSGMGKDGGDGTATVKRCGGVTMVCDAADCLVYGMARSALERGCVDLVVPFRRMHREIERIVYGMGGAAA
- a CDS encoding CheF family chemotaxis protein, with the translated sequence MQKLPVKLEHDGGWVVSSVGLDGEALSIGAPLGREIPYKSIVDVQERKSLLSVTLKDGTTLKIASVEKVLQILKRRITVSCSAYRLMAYFMSPAIRGGVLVTNARWEKGAVAVLKSGIWFVSQEKQVCVPLTEVASIELTQREVQGKQTDVIKLDHLERNEVITSFVLCPLSTLQVLYNFLKDATREMDMRGDELDPLSAQVAMLVYSGMDSHAIENMLSISQKQLEAVFDRLIGLEIAQVVCVRREVQLTPKGVRYISDAVKNPDKK
- a CDS encoding response regulator, producing the protein MGRILIVDDTLFMRTLLKNILFSGGHTIVGEAEDGEDAVTKYKELKPELVTMDVVMPRMNGIEALKTIRSLDPGARVVMCTAVGQEQMVKLAIKSGAKGYIVKPFQAPKVLEEVRAVLA